The following is a genomic window from Pseudomonas purpurea.
CGTTCCCCGTGAAGGCACGACAGTCTGGATGGACACCATGGCGATACCTGTCGACGCCAGACACCCGGAGTACGCCTATGCGTTCATCAACTTCGTCATGCGTCCCGAGAATATGGCGGCCATCAGCAACTTCACCGGTTACCCCACCTCCAATGCCAAGGCGCGTTCGGGTGTCGATGCGATGATGCGCAACAACCCGGATATTTACCTCGATGAGGCCACTTATGAGCGGCTGATTCCTGGCAAGGACATTCCCCAATCCGATATGCGGGCGCGCATGCGGGCCTGGACCAAGTTCAAGACGGCCACGTTGAAATGACTTCAGAAAAAACATTCAGGAATCAGCACATGTCGACTCGTCGCGAGTTCATCAAGCAGGTATCGGTTGTCGCCGGACTGGGTGCCGCGGTGTCCATCGGACTGGGCCTGACGCCCTTGCCCGTGCAAGCGGCGGCACCGGGCGGTTGGCGCATGCCGGATGAGGGCGATAAACACCGACAGGCCTTCGTCGCTTTTGGCGCACAAGAGGCCATCTGGGAGGACTCCACCCCTGACGTGCAGGAGGCCATTGGCCTGATTGCTCGTACCATCGCCGGCTACGAGCCAGTGACTGTGTTTTGTCGCGAGAGCGAGCGGGACCTGGCCGAAGAGCACTGCGGTACTGCCAACATCACCTACGTGATCACCGAGCTCGACGACATCTGGATGCGCGATACCGGGGCCAACTTTGTCATTGATGGGAAAGGCGGGATCGGTGCCGTGGGTTTCAATTTCAACGGCTGGGGCAACAAGCAGCAGCATAAAGCGGATGCGCAGGTGGCCGAACGGGTTGCCAGCACCGTGGGTGCCCGTTACATCCGCAGCGAGTCGGTGGGCGAGGGCGGTGGTATCGAAGTCGATGGTCACGGCACGGGGATCATGACCGAAAGCAGTTGGGTCAATTCCAACCGCAACCCC
Proteins encoded in this region:
- a CDS encoding agmatine deiminase family protein; this translates as MSTRREFIKQVSVVAGLGAAVSIGLGLTPLPVQAAAPGGWRMPDEGDKHRQAFVAFGAQEAIWEDSTPDVQEAIGLIARTIAGYEPVTVFCRESERDLAEEHCGTANITYVITELDDIWMRDTGANFVIDGKGGIGAVGFNFNGWGNKQQHKADAQVAERVASTVGARYIRSESVGEGGGIEVDGHGTGIMTESSWVNSNRNPDWSKAEVEEELKARLGLRKIIWLPGIKGKDITDAHVDFYARFVTPGVVIANLDNDPGSYDHNVTLAHLEILKQATDADGRKLQVHTVSPPLNPRKSPFSRNNPDFAAGYINYFVINGAVIAPEFGDRAADARAFELLSELYPDREVVQLNIDAIAAGGGGIHCVTSHQPLV